The genomic stretch AACATAATGTCTATTTAGCCCCTTCTGGATACGAAGTTGGATTTCTGAACTCTGCCATGACCTATGCGGATTTGGACAAATTCTTAGAAGTTGTAAGAAAATTTTATGTTTAAGATTACAAAAGAATTCAGTTTTTATGTGATTGCTTTGAACGTCTTAATCATTGTCCAAGTTGTTTGGTGGATAATCTTTTTTTTTGGGATTTTAAGAGAATACCAAAATATTCTCGAAGTCAAAGAAGCCATTTTGTTGTCTTATCTAAATCACAAAGAAATTGAAATACCTGATTTTGTGTATTTCGACGAGGGAGAAAAAATCTATAAAATCAAATCCGAGCATGAGCTAGCCAATCAAATTAGATTTAAAGGATATAGAAACATGCTACTTTGGGAAGGTGGTTTTTTTGCTTTCGTCTTGATTTTGATTTCTTTTGTCATGATAAAAAGCTATTTGAAAGAAAAAAAAACATTAGAAGAGAAATTATTGTTTTTAAATAGTTTTACTCATGATCTAAAAACCCCTTTGGCAGCAGTCAAACTCAACTTGCAAACCATGAAAAAGAAATTTGAAGATCCGTTATTTTCTGAACTTTTGAGCTCTAGCTTAGAACAATTGGAACGTCTGAATCAAAGAATTTCCATGATACTTTTGAATAAAGAAATGAATTATCTCAAAGAAAATGGTATATACAAAATTCAGTTTTTATCAATCCTTCAAGAAGTTTTGTCTGACTTAGAAAAAATCATAATAGAAAAAGATGCAAGGATAACTCTACAAAACACTTCTAATCAACAAGAACTACATTTAAAAATATCTCCTCAGTGGTTTTATTTTATATTGAAGGAATTAATCACAAATTCATTGAAATATTCCCATAGGGGAGTTCAGATAGAAATTTCTTTTCAGTTTATAAAAGCTTGGTGGAGAAAAAAATTCGTAATAAAAATAAAAGATGATGGATGGGGTATTAACGAGAAAAAAGGGTTTTTGCTTTTTGAACCTTATCAGCGTTTTCATGATGTTCAAACTCAAACCCAAACTATTGAAGGGACCGGCTTAGGTTTATATTATATCAAAGAAATTTTGAGCAAAACCAAAGGAAATATCACATGGAAAAGATTAAATCAAGGTTCTGAATTTCAAATAGAATTTTCTTACTACTATGAATAGCAAACCTAAGTATAAAATACTCTTGATTGAAGATGAAGATGCTATTCGAAAAGCACTAAAACTCAATTTAGAAGAAGAATTTATTGTAAGTAATTATAAAAGCGTCGAAGAATTTTTATCTAATGAAAGCAATTTTTGGGAAGAATTTCCATATGATTTAGTGATTTTGGATATCATGCTTCCTGGAAGGCTCAATGGTTTGGATTTTCTGAAGCAGATAAAGTCTCGCTGGGATAAACCAGTGATTATCATCACAGCTCGTAATCGTTTAGATCAAAAGTTAGAAGCCTTTGACTTAGGAGCAGATGATTACATAACAAAACCTTTTGAATTAGAAGAATTAATTGCTCGAGTAAAAAGCAAATTAAAAATAAAAAAACATCACAAGATCAAAATTGGCGATGCTATCGTAGATTTTCATAAACAAGAAATCTATAAAATCTCAACAAAAGAAATCATTCCGTTAACCAATAAAGAAGCTGGTATCTTATATTTGCTATACGAAAATAAGGGAAAACCCGTCTCAAGGGCAGATATTTTAGAGAAATTGTGGCCTAATGAATATCCCACTAATCGCACAATTGATAATTTCATTCTCAGATTACGAAAGGTGTTAGAACCTGATCTTTCTAATCCCAAGTATATTATCACTAAACATGGAAAGGGTTATGAACTTTCGGATGAAGTAAGAGTATATCAGGAATCCTTATGAGAATACTAAAAGCTCTGCAAAAACAGCCTTTAGATAGAGTTCCGTATTGGTTCATGCGACAAGCGGGTAGATATTTGCCTGAGTATCATCAAGTTAAAGGTTCAGAAAACTTTTTGTCGCTAACTAAGAATATAGAAAAATCCATCGAGATTTCCCTTCAACCCCATAAGCGTTTCGATGTGGATGGTGTGATTATTTTTGCGGATATTCTAACTCCCCTTGAGGCATTGGGCATTTCTATAGAATTTCGAGAAACAATTGGTCCAGTTGTTCAATTTGATATTTTTCATCCTGAGCAACGCCAAAAGTTAAAACAATTTGATCCCGAAAATCAAGTTGCTTTCATAAAAAAAGTCATTCAAGGAATAAAGAATTATCGAGATTCCCGTAGTCCCGAAACAGGC from Leptospiraceae bacterium encodes the following:
- a CDS encoding HAMP domain-containing histidine kinase, with product MFKITKEFSFYVIALNVLIIVQVVWWIIFFFGILREYQNILEVKEAILLSYLNHKEIEIPDFVYFDEGEKIYKIKSEHELANQIRFKGYRNMLLWEGGFFAFVLILISFVMIKSYLKEKKTLEEKLLFLNSFTHDLKTPLAAVKLNLQTMKKKFEDPLFSELLSSSLEQLERLNQRISMILLNKEMNYLKENGIYKIQFLSILQEVLSDLEKIIIEKDARITLQNTSNQQELHLKISPQWFYFILKELITNSLKYSHRGVQIEISFQFIKAWWRKKFVIKIKDDGWGINEKKGFLLFEPYQRFHDVQTQTQTIEGTGLGLYYIKEILSKTKGNITWKRLNQGSEFQIEFSYYYE
- a CDS encoding response regulator transcription factor, which codes for MNSKPKYKILLIEDEDAIRKALKLNLEEEFIVSNYKSVEEFLSNESNFWEEFPYDLVILDIMLPGRLNGLDFLKQIKSRWDKPVIIITARNRLDQKLEAFDLGADDYITKPFELEELIARVKSKLKIKKHHKIKIGDAIVDFHKQEIYKISTKEIIPLTNKEAGILYLLYENKGKPVSRADILEKLWPNEYPTNRTIDNFILRLRKVLEPDLSNPKYIITKHGKGYELSDEVRVYQESL